In Dehalococcoidia bacterium, a genomic segment contains:
- a CDS encoding LLM class flavin-dependent oxidoreductase encodes MKFGIFYEHQLPRPWHDGDELKLFQDALSQVELADRLGIDHAWEVEHHFLEEYSHSSAPEVFLAAASQRTKRIRLGHGIVLMPPGYNAPARVAERIATLDLVSAGRAEFGTGESASRAELEGYGVDPAERRAMWRETVEQVANMLAMDPYPGFQGKYFSMPVRNVVPKPVQKPHPPIWVACSNRETIHLAAQLGIGALTFAFIDPAEARHWVNDYYETFKRECVPIGHAVNPNIAMVTSFSVHPDEAEARRRGLDGFRFFQFALGHHYAFGQHTPGRTNVWEKYIRVRDEMGMEALGDGTGGIGTPAQQREHLRAFQDAGVDQTVFIQQGGNNKHEHICESLELFAAEVMPEFKEKEEERVATKMAGLAPYIEAAFRRKQFMKELADDEIPTYGAYGLSVAEVDVATLPEANRRRALAMRRLREIAAKA; translated from the coding sequence ATGAAGTTCGGGATATTTTACGAGCATCAGCTTCCCCGTCCCTGGCACGACGGCGACGAGCTCAAACTCTTCCAGGACGCCCTCTCGCAGGTCGAGCTGGCGGACAGGCTCGGCATCGACCACGCCTGGGAGGTCGAGCACCACTTCCTTGAAGAGTACAGCCATTCGTCGGCGCCGGAGGTCTTTCTCGCCGCCGCCAGCCAGCGCACCAAACGGATCCGCCTCGGCCACGGCATCGTGCTGATGCCGCCCGGCTACAACGCGCCGGCGCGCGTGGCCGAGCGCATCGCCACGCTCGACCTGGTCAGCGCCGGCCGCGCCGAGTTCGGCACGGGCGAGTCCGCCTCGCGCGCCGAGCTTGAGGGCTACGGCGTCGACCCCGCCGAGCGGCGGGCGATGTGGCGCGAGACGGTCGAGCAGGTCGCCAACATGCTGGCGATGGACCCCTATCCCGGCTTCCAGGGCAAGTACTTCTCCATGCCGGTGCGCAACGTCGTGCCGAAGCCGGTGCAGAAGCCGCACCCGCCGATCTGGGTGGCCTGCTCCAACCGCGAGACGATCCACCTGGCGGCGCAGCTCGGCATCGGTGCCCTCACCTTCGCCTTCATCGACCCGGCCGAGGCGCGGCACTGGGTGAACGACTACTACGAGACCTTCAAGCGCGAGTGCGTGCCGATCGGCCACGCCGTCAACCCCAACATCGCCATGGTCACGAGCTTTTCCGTGCACCCCGACGAAGCAGAGGCGCGGCGACGCGGACTCGACGGCTTCCGCTTCTTCCAGTTTGCGCTGGGGCACCACTACGCCTTCGGTCAGCACACGCCGGGCCGCACCAACGTCTGGGAGAAGTACATCCGCGTGCGCGACGAGATGGGCATGGAGGCGCTGGGCGACGGCACGGGCGGCATCGGCACGCCGGCGCAGCAGCGTGAGCACCTGCGCGCCTTCCAGGATGCGGGCGTCGACCAGACGGTCTTCATCCAGCAGGGCGGCAACAACAAGCACGAGCACATCTGCGAATCGCTGGAGCTGTTCGCCGCCGAGGTGATGCCGGAGTTCAAGGAGAAGGAAGAGGAGCGCGTCGCCACGAAGATGGCGGGGCTGGCGCCGTACATCGAGGCGGCGTTCAGGCGCAAGCAGTTCATGAAGGAGCTGGCGGACGACGAGATTCCGACCTACGGCGCCTACGGCCTGAGCGTGGCCGAGGTCGACGTCGCGACCCTGCCGGAGGCGAACCGCCGCCGCGCCCTCGCCATGCGCCGCCTGCGCGAGATCGCCGCGAAGGCGTAG
- a CDS encoding M48 family metalloprotease produces MTPQEDAQSPSRIEYTPSGGLQVPAATPAPQADGQPGALPLPPDPQGEPAAAPHEPQAPAADASERRFPGIDARSFRDRRDAERMTRVRLLKGLDFVYSRFLNLGVEGAMAHETAAQAVQIHAGQGAALWALLDRAARVLDVRVPELYLGRYDSGMQTIGHERPFIVVNADYVELLDDEELVFAFGRELGHILLGHVTYKMLARSIGAIGDTVGTFTLNVGSMVTTGLEAPLRDWDQFSEFSADRAGLLAAGRLEVALSALLKQAAGGQRFIDALNVAAFVEQGRHALYGERPAGTRLSAIVRSLQAGAPLLAARAAALSEWYAGGEFAAILRGQYARRGG; encoded by the coding sequence ATGACACCGCAGGAAGACGCGCAGAGCCCGAGCCGTATCGAGTACACGCCGTCCGGCGGCCTGCAGGTACCGGCGGCCACGCCCGCGCCTCAAGCGGATGGACAGCCCGGCGCGCTGCCGCTGCCTCCCGACCCGCAGGGAGAGCCTGCCGCCGCGCCGCACGAGCCGCAGGCGCCCGCCGCGGACGCAAGCGAGCGCCGCTTCCCCGGCATCGACGCGCGCAGCTTCCGCGACCGCCGCGACGCGGAGCGCATGACGCGAGTGCGTCTGCTCAAGGGGCTGGACTTCGTCTACAGCCGCTTTTTGAACCTCGGCGTGGAAGGGGCGATGGCGCACGAGACGGCGGCGCAGGCCGTGCAGATCCACGCCGGCCAGGGTGCGGCGCTGTGGGCGCTGCTCGACCGCGCGGCGCGCGTGCTCGACGTGCGCGTGCCCGAACTGTATCTCGGCCGCTACGACAGCGGCATGCAGACGATCGGCCACGAGCGGCCCTTCATCGTCGTCAACGCCGACTACGTGGAACTGCTGGACGACGAGGAGCTGGTCTTCGCCTTCGGCCGCGAGCTGGGGCACATCCTGCTCGGCCACGTGACCTACAAGATGCTGGCCCGCTCGATCGGCGCGATCGGCGATACGGTCGGCACCTTCACGCTCAACGTCGGCTCGATGGTGACGACGGGGCTGGAGGCGCCGCTGCGCGACTGGGACCAGTTCTCCGAGTTCAGCGCCGACCGCGCCGGGCTGCTGGCCGCGGGCCGGCTGGAGGTCGCGCTCTCGGCGCTGCTGAAGCAGGCCGCGGGCGGCCAGCGCTTCATCGACGCGCTGAACGTGGCGGCGTTCGTGGAACAGGGCCGCCATGCGCTCTATGGCGAGCGGCCGGCGGGCACGCGGCTGAGCGCGATCGTGCGCAGCCTGCAGGCCGGGGCGCCGCTGCTGGCCGCGCGTGCCGCGGCGCTGAGCGAGTGGTATGCGGGCGGCGAGTTCGCCGCGATCCTGCGCGGCCAGTACGCGCGGCGCGGCGGCTGA
- a CDS encoding HNH endonuclease, with amino-acid sequence MYRGTNRYINIAVIVLLVIVIVILLVSRSGGGGSNPPSANTPGGGTSSSGSPGGSSGGSSGGSAGGSGSAPGSGGAPPPLGQRTKTEGCTANGKLQDRACTPGAIIASATKDQICVPGYSRGVRNVPIEEKDQVYAEYGIDHHSPGEYEVDHLVSLELGGSNEIANLWPEAASPEPGFHQKDRFENYMHDQVCSGAISLQEAQRRIAEDWLKYWQEAGQP; translated from the coding sequence ATGTACCGCGGCACCAACAGGTACATCAACATCGCCGTGATCGTCCTGCTCGTGATCGTCATCGTGATCTTGCTCGTCAGCCGCAGCGGCGGCGGCGGTTCAAACCCGCCGTCTGCCAATACTCCGGGCGGCGGTACCTCCTCAAGCGGCTCGCCCGGCGGTTCGTCTGGAGGCTCGTCCGGCGGTTCAGCCGGCGGCTCCGGCAGCGCGCCGGGCAGCGGCGGCGCGCCGCCCCCGTTGGGTCAGCGTACAAAGACCGAGGGCTGCACGGCCAACGGCAAATTGCAGGATCGCGCCTGTACACCGGGCGCCATCATCGCCAGCGCAACCAAGGACCAGATCTGCGTGCCCGGGTACTCCCGTGGAGTGCGCAACGTGCCGATCGAAGAGAAGGACCAGGTCTACGCCGAATATGGCATCGACCATCACTCGCCCGGTGAGTACGAGGTGGACCACCTGGTGAGCCTGGAGCTGGGCGGCTCGAACGAGATCGCCAACCTCTGGCCGGAAGCCGCCTCGCCGGAGCCGGGCTTTCACCAGAAGGACCGCTTCGAGAACTATATGCACGACCAGGTGTGCAGCGGCGCGATCAGCCTGCAAGAGGCGCAGCGGCGCATCGCCGAGGACTGGCTGAAATACTGGCAGGAAGCCGGCCAGCCGTAG
- a CDS encoding alpha/beta hydrolase, translating into MPSVLIDPELAEARAGIAGALSLLNFDDLAASRAALAGAFPVLPPSEHVAAQDRMVPGPAGAPAVKVRIYRPKGIPTSTRLPGLYFMHGGGMIMGNLDADNARLSQYVEQIGCVVVSVEYRLAPENPHPAPVEDCYAGLVWTAAHAGELGIDATRLAIGGGSAGGGLAAGTALLARDRGGPALCYQMLIYPMLDDRNTTPSSYAITDVGIWDRATSLNAWQALLGDQAGTEGVSPYAAPARATDLARLPAAYLDVGTADLFRDEDIAYAQRLMQAGVPVELHVYPGAYHAFEFALSARLTQTAHTLRMAALKQALTG; encoded by the coding sequence ATGCCGTCCGTGCTGATCGACCCGGAGCTTGCCGAGGCCCGCGCGGGCATTGCCGGCGCCCTCAGCCTGCTCAACTTTGACGACCTGGCGGCCAGCCGTGCCGCGCTGGCCGGCGCCTTCCCGGTGCTGCCGCCGAGCGAGCACGTGGCGGCGCAGGACCGCATGGTGCCCGGCCCGGCCGGTGCGCCCGCGGTCAAGGTCCGCATCTACCGTCCGAAGGGCATCCCGACCAGCACCCGGCTGCCCGGCCTGTACTTTATGCATGGCGGCGGCATGATCATGGGCAACCTGGATGCCGACAACGCGCGGTTGAGCCAGTACGTCGAGCAGATCGGCTGTGTGGTGGTGTCGGTAGAATACCGGCTGGCGCCTGAGAACCCACACCCGGCACCGGTCGAAGACTGCTACGCGGGCCTGGTCTGGACGGCCGCGCACGCGGGCGAGCTCGGCATTGACGCTACTCGGCTCGCCATCGGCGGCGGGAGCGCGGGCGGCGGGCTGGCGGCAGGGACCGCGCTGCTGGCCCGCGACCGCGGTGGACCGGCGCTCTGCTACCAGATGCTCATCTATCCGATGCTCGACGACCGCAACACGACCCCCTCCAGTTATGCGATCACCGACGTGGGCATCTGGGACCGTGCCACCAGCCTCAACGCCTGGCAGGCGCTGCTCGGCGACCAGGCCGGCACGGAGGGCGTCTCGCCCTACGCCGCCCCCGCCCGCGCCACGGACCTGGCCCGCCTGCCCGCCGCGTACCTCGACGTGGGCACCGCCGACCTCTTCCGCGACGAGGACATCGCCTACGCGCAGCGGCTGATGCAGGCGGGCGTGCCGGTGGAACTGCACGTCTACCCCGGCGCCTACCACGCCTTCGAATTCGCGCTCTCGGCGCGCCTCACGCAAACGGCGCACACGCTGCGCATGGCGGCGCTCAAGCAGGCGCTCACCGGCTGA
- a CDS encoding GNAT family N-acetyltransferase — translation MRAALRPLFQNYPYLHGCVAGVIEGGMGRAFADGREAPAAALLALDFSLFGGDAAAPGAPELVRLLKPGPGSAIVPDEAWHRLLAAHYGGELHDDPREAFKAGRFDRQALRRFREALPPGFELVRVQPDQVAAFADLEVDLVHNFASHAEFSERGTGFGVQHEGRFVAGCSSFAIGGGTLEIEIDTHPDFRRRGLARILGAAMILWCLENGLEPCWDAANPMSSALACQLGFVSTGQYTAYRLH, via the coding sequence ATGCGCGCGGCGCTGCGGCCGCTCTTCCAAAACTATCCGTATCTGCACGGCTGCGTGGCGGGCGTGATCGAGGGTGGCATGGGCCGCGCCTTCGCCGACGGCCGCGAGGCGCCCGCCGCCGCCCTGTTAGCGCTCGACTTCAGCCTCTTCGGCGGCGACGCGGCGGCGCCCGGCGCGCCAGAGCTGGTGCGGCTGCTGAAACCAGGGCCGGGCTCGGCGATCGTGCCGGACGAGGCGTGGCACAGGCTGCTGGCGGCGCACTACGGCGGCGAGCTGCACGACGATCCGCGCGAGGCGTTCAAGGCCGGCCGCTTCGACCGCCAGGCGCTGCGCCGCTTTCGGGAGGCGCTGCCGCCCGGTTTCGAGCTGGTGCGCGTGCAGCCCGACCAGGTCGCGGCCTTCGCGGATCTGGAAGTCGACCTGGTGCACAACTTCGCCTCGCACGCCGAGTTCAGCGAGCGCGGCACCGGCTTCGGCGTGCAGCACGAGGGCCGCTTCGTCGCCGGTTGTTCATCCTTCGCCATCGGCGGCGGCACGCTGGAGATCGAGATCGACACGCACCCGGACTTCCGCCGCCGCGGCCTGGCGCGCATCCTCGGCGCGGCGATGATCCTCTGGTGCCTCGAAAACGGCCTGGAGCCGTGCTGGGACGCGGCGAACCCCATGTCATCCGCCCTCGCCTGCCAGCTCGGCTTCGTCTCCACCGGGCAGTACACCGCCTACCGCCTGCATTAG
- a CDS encoding thiamine pyrophosphate-binding protein has protein sequence MTQATGSQLVAEQLKREGVDTLFFIMGGPIIDVAGAAAANGIRIVDVRHEQAAAMAAHAYARATGRPGVCLAASGPATTNLLTGITNAFTDAAPVIALGGASPTNQFGMDAFQEFDQVSCFRSVTRWAERALHAARLPELVNTAFRNATGQKPGPVYLDLPGDVLYSKVEHERVPFPEPVQHVRTAGDPRQIERALAVLRAAERPIVLSGSGVLWSGAENELAAFVERSGIPFYTTPQSRGVIAEDHDLALLGARSTAFSQADAVLLVGTRPNFIIGYGQAPRFAPDAKFVMINSDAAEVGHNRRVDAGIVGDAKLVLRQLLDGLDGFASRRDSDWVQTLRKADAARRDRSEAEMGTDQTPIHPLRLCREVRDVLPRDGVLIEDGHEILNLARQSIPSYVPRSRLNAGPNGCMGVCLPFAVGAQAANPGRQVVALCGDGSFGMNVQELDTAVRHNLPFVAVISHNGGWTGAIQGRKVPGRDLLMTRYDKVAEAFGCHGEYVEKPEEIRPAIERSFASGKPSVVNVVVDPFVKAKTQPFGSYSSRLD, from the coding sequence ATGACGCAGGCAACCGGCTCGCAGCTCGTGGCCGAGCAGCTCAAGCGTGAGGGCGTCGACACGCTCTTCTTCATTATGGGCGGGCCGATCATCGACGTGGCCGGCGCCGCCGCGGCCAACGGCATCCGTATCGTCGACGTGCGCCACGAGCAGGCCGCGGCGATGGCCGCCCACGCCTACGCCCGCGCCACCGGCCGGCCGGGCGTCTGCCTCGCCGCCTCCGGCCCCGCCACGACGAACCTGCTCACGGGCATCACCAACGCCTTCACCGACGCCGCGCCGGTGATCGCGCTGGGCGGCGCCTCGCCCACCAACCAGTTCGGCATGGACGCCTTCCAGGAGTTCGACCAGGTCTCGTGCTTCCGCTCCGTCACGCGCTGGGCCGAGCGCGCCCTGCACGCCGCGCGCCTGCCGGAGCTGGTGAACACCGCCTTCCGCAACGCCACCGGCCAGAAGCCCGGCCCGGTCTACCTGGACCTGCCCGGCGACGTGCTCTACAGCAAGGTCGAGCACGAGCGCGTGCCCTTCCCCGAGCCGGTGCAGCACGTGCGCACCGCCGGCGATCCGCGGCAGATCGAGCGGGCACTGGCCGTGCTGCGCGCCGCCGAGCGGCCGATCGTGCTTTCGGGCAGCGGCGTGCTCTGGTCCGGGGCCGAGAACGAGCTGGCCGCGTTCGTGGAGCGCAGCGGCATCCCCTTCTACACGACGCCGCAGTCGCGCGGCGTGATTGCCGAAGACCACGACCTCGCCCTGCTCGGCGCCCGCAGCACGGCCTTCTCGCAGGCCGACGCGGTGCTGCTGGTGGGCACCCGCCCGAATTTCATCATCGGCTACGGCCAGGCGCCGCGCTTCGCCCCCGACGCGAAGTTCGTGATGATCAACTCCGACGCGGCCGAGGTCGGGCACAACCGCCGCGTCGACGCCGGCATCGTCGGCGACGCGAAGCTCGTGCTGCGGCAACTGCTGGACGGCCTGGATGGTTTCGCCAGCCGGCGTGACAGCGACTGGGTGCAGACGCTGCGCAAGGCCGACGCCGCCCGCCGCGACCGTTCAGAAGCGGAGATGGGCACCGATCAGACGCCGATCCACCCGCTGCGCCTCTGCCGCGAGGTGCGCGACGTGCTGCCGCGCGACGGCGTGCTGATCGAGGACGGGCACGAGATCCTCAACCTGGCGCGGCAGTCGATCCCGTCCTACGTGCCGCGGTCGCGGCTGAACGCGGGGCCGAACGGCTGCATGGGCGTCTGCCTGCCCTTCGCCGTGGGCGCGCAGGCGGCGAACCCGGGCAGGCAGGTCGTGGCGCTGTGCGGCGACGGCTCCTTCGGCATGAACGTGCAGGAGCTGGACACGGCGGTGCGCCACAACCTGCCCTTCGTCGCGGTGATCTCGCACAACGGCGGCTGGACCGGCGCGATCCAGGGGCGCAAAGTCCCCGGCCGCGACCTGCTGATGACGCGCTACGACAAGGTGGCCGAGGCGTTCGGCTGCCACGGCGAGTACGTGGAGAAACCGGAGGAGATCCGCCCCGCGATCGAGCGTAGCTTCGCCAGCGGCAAGCCGAGCGTGGTGAACGTCGTGGTCGATCCGTTCGTGAAGGCGAAGACGCAGCCCTTCGGCAGTTACTCGTCGCGGCTGGACTGA
- a CDS encoding DinB family protein — MGATDYMLQSMNFLHEAFRVATDGLSDEQLHHSAEGESHSIAWVLWHVARIEDLFVQRVFQEKPEEWASGGWAAKTGLPEKGFGTNQPAAEAKALHVGDMAALRQYALAVAKRTDEFLTNADDRVLDREVTLGERKETIGQAITLHFITHMNGHRGEINQLRGEMGYQPVLPGRGG; from the coding sequence ATGGGCGCTACCGATTACATGCTGCAGAGCATGAACTTCCTGCACGAGGCGTTTCGCGTGGCTACGGACGGCCTCAGCGACGAGCAACTGCACCACAGCGCGGAGGGCGAGAGCCACTCGATCGCCTGGGTGCTGTGGCACGTGGCGCGGATCGAAGACCTGTTCGTGCAGCGCGTCTTCCAGGAGAAGCCGGAGGAGTGGGCCAGCGGCGGCTGGGCGGCGAAGACGGGCCTGCCCGAAAAGGGCTTCGGCACCAACCAGCCCGCCGCCGAGGCGAAGGCGCTGCACGTGGGCGATATGGCCGCCCTGCGCCAGTACGCCCTCGCCGTGGCGAAGCGCACCGACGAGTTCTTGACGAACGCCGACGACCGCGTGCTGGACCGCGAGGTGACGCTGGGCGAGCGCAAGGAGACGATCGGCCAGGCGATCACGCTGCACTTCATCACGCACATGAACGGCCACCGCGGCGAGATCAACCAGCTGCGCGGCGAGATGGGCTACCAGCCGGTGCTGCCGGGCCGCGGCGGCTGA
- a CDS encoding nitroreductase/quinone reductase family protein yields the protein MDERYQRPGWFTTNVFNRIVALSTRLGLSVYGSRELAVRGRSSGEWRTTPVNLLTFGGERYLVAPRGVTQWVRNVRAGGAAELRLGRRRESIHLAELSDDEKPPVLRAYLRRWKMEVGAFFQGVGPDAPDAELRRIAPGYPVFRLLREG from the coding sequence ATGGACGAGCGCTACCAGCGGCCGGGTTGGTTCACGACCAACGTCTTCAACCGCATCGTCGCGCTCTCCACGCGGCTGGGGCTCAGCGTTTACGGCTCGCGCGAGCTGGCGGTGCGCGGGCGCTCGAGCGGCGAATGGCGCACCACACCGGTCAACCTGCTGACCTTCGGCGGCGAACGCTATTTGGTGGCGCCGCGCGGCGTGACGCAATGGGTGCGCAACGTCCGCGCCGGCGGCGCCGCCGAGCTGCGTCTGGGCCGGCGCCGGGAGTCGATCCACCTGGCCGAGCTGAGCGACGACGAGAAGCCGCCGGTACTGCGCGCCTATCTGCGCCGCTGGAAGATGGAGGTCGGCGCCTTCTTCCAGGGCGTGGGGCCGGACGCGCCCGATGCTGAGCTGCGCCGCATCGCTCCGGGCTATCCCGTCTTCCGCCTGCTGCGCGAAGGCTGA